The following coding sequences are from one Acidobacteriota bacterium window:
- a CDS encoding site-2 protease family protein, translated as MDIINIIISFAVVLFSLSVHESFHAWTAYKFGDPTGKMMGRITLNPIAHISIIGTIIFPLLLAFLKAPIFGWAKPVMVNTRYLRDPIRDNMWISAAGPLSNLGVAFISFLVLIILKQIDPSIAFFLTSYFTKSVSLSSGIYLAKGLAILAFTMLFINLTLAIFNLIPIPPLDGSNVLLGLLPRNLYLQYQKIFPYGFLILFLFLYLGVIDLIFRIVLSPVIRIVLKVLLI; from the coding sequence ATGGATATAATTAATATAATTATTTCTTTTGCTGTAGTACTTTTTTCTCTTTCTGTTCATGAGAGTTTTCACGCCTGGACAGCATATAAATTTGGAGATCCAACTGGAAAGATGATGGGAAGGATTACTCTTAATCCGATTGCTCATATAAGCATTATTGGAACGATTATTTTTCCTCTTCTTTTGGCATTTCTGAAAGCTCCCATCTTTGGTTGGGCTAAGCCAGTTATGGTAAATACCAGATATTTGAGAGATCCGATCAGGGATAACATGTGGATTTCTGCAGCAGGTCCCCTTTCAAACCTTGGAGTTGCTTTTATCTCCTTTTTAGTTTTGATAATTCTAAAACAGATTGATCCATCAATAGCTTTTTTCCTGACGAGCTATTTTACAAAGAGTGTTTCACTGAGTTCAGGAATTTATTTAGCAAAAGGTTTAGCTATTCTTGCCTTTACCATGCTTTTTATAAACCTTACCCTTGCAATCTTTAATTTGATTCCGATTCCTCCTCTTGATGGGAGCAATGTTCTTTTAGGCCTCCTTCCAAGAAATTTATATCTTCAGTATCAAAAGATTTTTCCTTACGGATTTCTGATTCTATTTCTTTTCCTCTATCTTGGAGTTATAGATTTAATTTTTCGTATTGTCCTTTCTCCAGTTATAAGAATTGTCTTGAAAGTCCTTCTCATTTAA
- the trpS gene encoding tryptophan--tRNA ligase, translating into MKKVVLSGMRPSGPLHLGHWVGALSNWVRFQDEYECFFEIATWHALTSEYQNAKEIKQWISDIILDWLSVGLAPEKCVMFNQSEVKEHSELHLLLSMIIPVPWLERVPTYKDQQQQISNRDLNTYGFLGYPVLQTSDIIIYKAELVPVGEDQVSHVELAREIVRRFNNFYGYVFPEPEAYLTPIPRLLGTDGRKMSKSYGNAIYLKDSSEEIEGKILPMVTDPKRKRKTDPGEPEDCPVFDYHKAFSNREEIDWVMNGCRSAGIGCIDCKKVLIKNLNEFLNPVRERRLKFSIKPDLVYQILLEGASRARERAKITMEEVRERIGIR; encoded by the coding sequence ATGAAAAAGGTAGTTCTTAGTGGTATGAGACCATCAGGTCCTCTTCATCTTGGTCACTGGGTTGGTGCTTTATCGAACTGGGTGAGATTTCAGGATGAATATGAATGTTTTTTTGAAATAGCCACATGGCATGCTCTAACCTCGGAATATCAAAATGCAAAAGAGATAAAACAGTGGATATCTGATATAATTCTTGACTGGCTTTCAGTAGGTCTTGCCCCAGAGAAATGTGTAATGTTTAATCAATCGGAGGTAAAGGAACATTCAGAACTTCATCTTCTGCTTTCGATGATAATTCCTGTTCCCTGGCTTGAGAGAGTTCCCACTTATAAAGACCAGCAACAACAGATTTCAAACAGAGATTTAAACACATATGGATTCCTTGGATATCCAGTTCTTCAGACTTCAGACATAATAATTTATAAAGCTGAGCTGGTTCCCGTTGGAGAAGATCAGGTTTCCCATGTGGAACTTGCAAGAGAGATAGTAAGAAGATTCAATAATTTCTATGGATATGTTTTTCCGGAGCCAGAGGCCTATCTTACCCCGATTCCAAGATTACTCGGAACAGATGGAAGGAAAATGAGCAAGAGTTATGGAAATGCAATTTATCTTAAAGATTCTTCTGAAGAAATTGAAGGAAAGATTCTTCCGATGGTAACAGATCCGAAAAGGAAGAGGAAAACTGATCCAGGAGAGCCTGAAGATTGTCCGGTGTTTGATTATCATAAAGCTTTCTCGAATAGAGAAGAAATCGATTGGGTAATGAATGGCTGCCGATCTGCCGGGATTGGATGTATTGATTGCAAAAAGGTTTTAATTAAAAATTTGAATGAATTCCTGAACCCTGTAAGGGAAAGAAGATTAAAGTTTTCAATCAAACCTGATCTTGTTTATCAGATTCTCCTGGAGGGAGCAAGCAGAGCAAGAGAAAGGGCTAAGATCACAATGGAAGAGGTTAGAGAGAGAATTGGAATAAGATAG
- a CDS encoding segregation/condensation protein A, giving the protein MDNTLTDYQVRLEIFEGPLDLLLFLVKKEKINIWDVSLSKITREYLEYLEKKDKINLSREGDFLLWAATLIYIKSLKLLPRNKEMSEKEEEEIDLISRIDNYDKIKVISSILKEKEIANTLFFKKESPPEFDENEFYLEDINLYDLAKSFFQLLKKKEQEEFLIVRGRRFSIEEKIDEILQILKVEKYIEFLSYIEGRSSLEEAFVAFFALLELIRRRVVTAKQKKSFNKIHVWLNKEDGRYFRKRKN; this is encoded by the coding sequence GTGGACAATACCCTCACTGATTATCAGGTTAGACTTGAGATATTCGAAGGTCCGTTGGATTTACTTCTTTTTCTTGTCAAAAAGGAGAAAATAAATATCTGGGATGTTTCTCTCTCAAAGATAACAAGAGAATACTTAGAGTATTTAGAGAAAAAAGATAAAATAAACTTAAGCAGGGAAGGCGACTTTCTTCTCTGGGCAGCTACTCTTATATATATTAAATCCCTAAAATTACTGCCAAGAAATAAAGAGATGTCAGAAAAAGAAGAGGAGGAAATAGATTTAATCAGTAGAATCGATAATTATGATAAGATAAAAGTCATTTCCAGCATTCTGAAAGAAAAGGAGATAGCAAATACTCTTTTCTTTAAAAAAGAAAGCCCCCCTGAATTCGATGAGAATGAGTTCTATCTTGAAGATATTAATCTCTACGATTTAGCAAAAAGTTTTTTTCAGCTCCTTAAGAAGAAAGAGCAGGAAGAGTTTTTAATAGTAAGGGGAAGAAGATTTTCGATAGAGGAAAAAATTGATGAAATACTCCAGATTCTTAAAGTTGAAAAATACATAGAATTCCTATCTTACATAGAAGGTAGAAGTTCCCTTGAAGAAGCATTTGTTGCATTTTTTGCTCTTCTTGAATTGATAAGAAGAAGAGTAGTTACTGCGAAGCAGAAAAAGAGTTTTAATAAAATTCATGTGTGGTTAAATAAAGAAGATGGAAGATACTTTAGAAAAAGAAAAAATTAA
- the scpB gene encoding SMC-Scp complex subunit ScpB: MEDTLEKEKIKSIIESLIFASHEPLNVEKIKNVLSEYDSTKVERAIDALIEDYSNNKRGIVLRKIGGGYEFYTNPEYEKWVRNVSKPKNFQKLSQASLETLASIAYKGPLTLSEISFYRGVNSSSPLRTLLDKKLVRIVGKKNSPGRPSLYGLTKEFFKYFGIDSIEDLPSIEEIASIIEEK; encoded by the coding sequence ATGGAAGATACTTTAGAAAAAGAAAAAATTAAAAGCATAATTGAATCACTTATTTTTGCTTCTCATGAACCTTTAAATGTTGAAAAAATAAAGAATGTTCTTTCCGAGTATGATTCGACTAAGGTTGAGCGAGCGATCGATGCCCTTATAGAGGATTATTCCAATAATAAGAGAGGAATAGTATTGCGAAAGATTGGTGGTGGGTATGAATTTTACACTAATCCTGAGTACGAGAAATGGGTAAGAAATGTATCGAAGCCAAAGAATTTCCAAAAATTGTCCCAGGCATCTTTAGAAACCCTTGCTTCAATTGCATACAAAGGACCTTTAACATTATCAGAAATTTCATTTTATCGTGGGGTGAATTCATCAAGTCCGTTAAGAACCCTTCTTGATAAAAAATTGGTAAGAATAGTAGGAAAAAAGAATTCGCCTGGAAGACCTTCTCTTTATGGTTTAACTAAAGAATTTTTCAAATATTTTGGGATAGATTCTATTGAAGACTTACCTTCTATAGAAGAAATTGCCAGTATAATTGAGGAAAAATAA
- the hisC gene encoding histidinol-phosphate transaminase, producing the protein MNKLIPKHILEIHPYVPGKPVEELQRERGIENVIKLASNENPLGPSPKAVEAMRRVLKDSHLYPEDHAYYLQKTLEEKLGFPFDQIIVGAGTTELIKIIAHSFLNFNEKAIMSEKSFLMYKLATQEVCGSKGLIKIPTMKDYSYDLSSFLENVKPGVKLIWIANPNNPTGAMIKKSEMRKFLDQLPDKVIIVIDEAYFEYAIDRDYPDGTEFVKEGRNVIVLRTFSKIYGLAGLRIGYGISRSEIIKNLYRVKAPFNTCRIAQEAALAALEDDEHARRSKENNKKGKEMIYKFLDKLGVEYVRSFTNFVMINLPFSAQILYEKLLDRGVIVRPLDAFDAPDSIRVTVGTEEETKIFLKAFEDVFSELISK; encoded by the coding sequence ATGAATAAATTAATACCAAAACATATACTGGAAATACATCCCTATGTTCCAGGAAAGCCTGTTGAAGAACTTCAGAGAGAGAGGGGCATTGAAAATGTTATTAAGTTAGCTTCCAATGAGAATCCTTTGGGTCCGTCTCCTAAAGCAGTTGAGGCGATGAGAAGGGTGTTAAAAGACTCCCATCTCTATCCTGAGGACCATGCTTATTACCTCCAAAAGACACTGGAAGAAAAGTTAGGGTTTCCATTTGACCAGATTATTGTCGGGGCTGGAACAACAGAATTGATTAAAATTATTGCGCACTCATTTTTAAATTTTAATGAAAAAGCAATAATGTCCGAGAAGTCTTTCCTGATGTATAAACTTGCAACTCAGGAAGTTTGTGGAAGTAAAGGATTGATTAAAATACCCACAATGAAAGATTATTCGTATGATCTTAGCAGTTTTCTTGAAAATGTAAAACCTGGCGTTAAGTTAATATGGATAGCAAATCCAAATAATCCTACAGGGGCTATGATAAAAAAGAGTGAGATGAGAAAATTCCTCGATCAATTGCCAGATAAAGTAATAATCGTTATCGATGAGGCTTATTTCGAATATGCAATAGACAGAGATTATCCTGATGGAACTGAATTTGTCAAAGAGGGAAGAAACGTAATAGTCCTGAGAACTTTTTCAAAGATATATGGATTGGCCGGGCTCAGAATTGGATATGGAATCTCAAGATCGGAAATAATAAAAAATCTTTATAGAGTTAAAGCTCCATTTAATACGTGCAGAATTGCCCAGGAGGCCGCTCTGGCAGCTCTTGAGGATGATGAACATGCGAGAAGAAGCAAGGAAAATAATAAAAAAGGAAAGGAGATGATTTACAAGTTCCTTGATAAACTTGGAGTTGAGTATGTGAGGTCTTTCACAAATTTTGTGATGATAAACCTTCCTTTTTCTGCTCAGATTTTATACGAAAAACTCTTAGACAGGGGGGTTATTGTCAGGCCTTTAGATGCTTTTGATGCCCCAGATTCTATTCGCGTTACTGTTGGAACAGAAGAGGAAACCAAAATATTTTTAAAAGCATTTGAAGATGTTTTCTCAGAGTTGATAAGTAAATAA
- the ispH gene encoding 4-hydroxy-3-methylbut-2-enyl diphosphate reductase, giving the protein MNIIVSQESGFCYGVKRALDIVKKTRKERNQKIQTLGPLIHNPGVVKKLNEEGIEVCESIDDLNSGIAIIRTHGISPQSLKEIKNKGIEIIDATCPYVKKSQMIAKRLYEDGYEVVIVGDRNHPEIVGIQGFLNDMGVIVKSEEEAMGLPFKNKKALIAQTTQDENLFERIASILLKNSLELRVFNTICDSTSLRQKSAASIAKEVDVMVVLGGKASSNTNKLYNICKKIRDETYLIENPDELPLNVLKGKKSIGISAGASTPNEDIDALIDKINQLDDQPAKGSFLNGRS; this is encoded by the coding sequence ATGAACATAATTGTTTCTCAGGAATCAGGATTTTGTTATGGAGTGAAGCGAGCTTTAGATATTGTAAAGAAAACTCGAAAAGAGAGAAATCAAAAAATACAAACTTTAGGTCCTTTAATTCATAATCCTGGAGTTGTAAAAAAATTAAATGAAGAAGGAATTGAAGTATGTGAATCGATCGATGATTTGAATTCGGGCATTGCAATAATAAGAACTCACGGAATTTCTCCTCAATCTTTAAAAGAAATAAAAAATAAAGGAATTGAAATAATAGATGCCACATGTCCTTATGTCAAAAAATCTCAGATGATAGCCAAGAGGCTTTATGAAGATGGATATGAGGTAGTAATAGTAGGAGATAGAAATCATCCTGAAATTGTAGGTATTCAGGGATTTCTTAATGATATGGGAGTGATTGTAAAAAGTGAGGAAGAGGCCATGGGTCTTCCATTTAAAAATAAAAAAGCATTAATAGCTCAAACAACTCAGGATGAAAATCTTTTTGAAAGAATAGCTTCAATCTTGTTGAAAAACTCTTTAGAATTGAGGGTTTTCAATACAATTTGTGATTCCACCTCATTAAGACAGAAATCAGCAGCTTCCATTGCAAAAGAAGTTGATGTTATGGTCGTTCTTGGAGGAAAGGCAAGCTCAAACACAAATAAACTTTATAACATCTGTAAAAAGATACGGGATGAGACCTATTTAATTGAAAATCCTGATGAGCTTCCATTGAATGTTTTAAAAGGAAAAAAATCAATAGGAATTTCAGCAGGTGCATCAACACCCAATGAAGATATTGATGCTCTTATAGATAAAATAAACCAGCTTGATGATCAGCCTGCAAAAGGGAGTTTTTTAAATGGAAGAAGTTAA
- a CDS encoding 30S ribosomal protein S1: MEEVKEGFIEKEGRFSNWEELLEKYEFNQKDIFEGNILKGKIIKISKDEAVVNVGFKADGIIPIEELFNWKKEIGYKEGDKILVTIERSDLRDGYLTLSKKKADFLIGWKLLEKAHNRKFPVRGRIEQKVKNGYIVNVGIPVFLPDSQIEIRPKKNDEDLIGKILDFKVIKLDKKNNKVVVSRKVLVEEEKEERKNFIFNTLKEGKLVKGKITSIKNWGIFIDLGGVEGLLHINDISWGRISHPSEVFSRGEEVEVVVLKINRNEGKIALGYKQKTPNPWDVVDRNYRVGQKIKGKVVGVTEFGVFVEIEKGMEGLIHLSDLSWDKRIKNPKKILSPNDTIEVVILDIKKEEKKISLGLKQVGESPWEKFCNSHTVGQIVKGRIKNLTDFGAFLEIENGVEGLIHISDISWSKISHPSEVLKPGDKVEAVILKLNKEEKKLSLGIKQLKEGLWHEFFKNYKIGDLVNVKILRTTNFGVFVELMPGIDGLVHVSEIDGANREEALKNLKIGEIKKAMIIKMSPQEKKIGLSFKAAVRNEEKHELESSMSKKKSTLGSFMNTQIKSLSNQGKNR, translated from the coding sequence ATGGAAGAAGTTAAAGAAGGCTTTATCGAAAAAGAAGGTAGATTCTCTAACTGGGAAGAACTGCTTGAAAAATATGAGTTCAATCAGAAGGACATTTTTGAGGGAAATATTCTGAAAGGAAAAATTATAAAAATTTCTAAGGATGAAGCAGTAGTTAATGTTGGTTTTAAGGCGGATGGGATAATTCCGATTGAAGAACTTTTTAATTGGAAGAAGGAAATTGGATACAAAGAGGGGGATAAAATTTTAGTAACAATTGAAAGAAGTGACTTGCGTGATGGATATCTGACACTATCAAAAAAGAAAGCAGATTTTCTTATTGGATGGAAGTTGCTAGAGAAAGCTCATAATAGAAAATTTCCAGTGAGAGGAAGAATTGAGCAGAAAGTTAAGAATGGTTATATAGTAAATGTGGGTATCCCAGTCTTTCTACCAGATTCTCAAATTGAAATCAGGCCCAAAAAAAATGATGAAGATTTAATTGGAAAGATTCTTGATTTTAAAGTAATAAAACTTGATAAGAAAAATAATAAGGTAGTTGTCTCCAGAAAAGTTTTAGTTGAGGAAGAAAAAGAGGAAAGGAAAAATTTTATATTCAACACCTTGAAAGAAGGAAAATTAGTAAAAGGAAAGATTACTTCGATTAAAAATTGGGGTATTTTTATCGACCTGGGAGGAGTAGAGGGACTTCTTCATATCAATGATATTTCATGGGGAAGAATAAGTCACCCCTCAGAAGTATTTAGTAGAGGAGAAGAAGTCGAAGTTGTCGTGCTTAAAATTAATAGAAATGAGGGTAAAATTGCTCTTGGGTATAAACAGAAAACTCCAAATCCATGGGATGTTGTTGATAGGAATTATAGAGTAGGTCAGAAAATAAAAGGGAAAGTTGTTGGCGTAACTGAATTTGGAGTTTTTGTAGAAATAGAAAAAGGAATGGAGGGATTGATTCATTTATCCGATTTGAGCTGGGATAAGAGAATTAAGAATCCTAAAAAAATTCTTTCTCCCAACGATACAATTGAGGTAGTTATTCTTGATATAAAAAAAGAGGAAAAGAAAATTTCACTGGGATTAAAACAAGTGGGAGAATCTCCATGGGAAAAATTTTGTAATTCTCACACAGTAGGCCAGATAGTTAAAGGAAGGATCAAAAATCTCACTGATTTTGGAGCATTTTTAGAAATAGAAAATGGGGTGGAAGGATTAATTCACATATCCGATATTTCTTGGTCAAAGATTTCTCATCCTTCGGAGGTCTTAAAACCAGGGGATAAGGTCGAAGCAGTAATATTGAAATTGAATAAGGAAGAAAAGAAACTCTCTCTGGGAATAAAACAATTAAAAGAAGGATTATGGCATGAGTTTTTTAAAAATTACAAAATAGGAGATTTAGTTAATGTAAAAATACTGAGAACCACAAATTTTGGAGTATTTGTTGAGTTAATGCCTGGCATTGATGGCCTAGTTCATGTTTCTGAAATAGATGGAGCAAATAGAGAAGAAGCTTTGAAAAACTTAAAGATTGGCGAGATAAAAAAAGCTATGATAATAAAAATGAGCCCCCAAGAGAAGAAAATTGGATTGAGTTTTAAGGCAGCAGTCAGAAACGAAGAGAAACACGAGCTCGAGAGTTCGATGAGTAAAAAGAAATCAACTCTTGGTAGTTTTATGAATACTCAAATTAAAAGTCTATCAAATCAGGGAAAGAATAGATAA
- a CDS encoding HU family DNA-binding protein, which yields MTKAKLVSELSKRINIDKEESEIITNLFFRNITEALKNNERVELRGFGTFNIKRKKGRVARNPRTGEKVKVDSKTVVYFKPGKLLKKLFD from the coding sequence ATGACAAAAGCAAAGCTTGTTTCAGAACTTTCAAAAAGAATTAATATCGATAAAGAAGAATCTGAAATAATAACCAATTTATTTTTCAGAAACATTACAGAAGCCCTAAAGAATAATGAAAGAGTAGAACTAAGAGGATTTGGTACTTTTAATATAAAGAGAAAAAAAGGAAGAGTTGCAAGAAATCCACGAACAGGAGAAAAAGTTAAAGTAGATTCAAAGACTGTAGTATATTTCAAACCAGGAAAACTTTTAAAAAAACTTTTTGATTGA
- a CDS encoding HIT domain-containing protein, translating to MEYILAPWRWEYIKNAHNMPNCIFCDSLKLNSDEDAFILFRGNYNFIIMNKYPYNTGHLMIAPYRHLSSLEDCSEEEGKEMLELLKSSISNIKKLFQPQGFNIGMNLGKSAGAGVLEHYHLHVVPRWEGDSNFMAIFGNTKVLVSDVSTVYEKLAPLFKNK from the coding sequence ATGGAGTATATTTTAGCTCCCTGGAGATGGGAATATATTAAAAATGCTCATAATATGCCAAATTGTATATTCTGTGATTCTTTGAAATTAAACTCTGATGAGGATGCTTTTATTCTCTTCAGAGGAAATTATAATTTTATAATAATGAACAAATATCCTTACAATACAGGTCATTTGATGATAGCTCCATATCGGCATCTTTCATCTCTTGAAGATTGCTCTGAGGAAGAAGGGAAAGAAATGCTCGAACTTTTGAAGTCTTCGATCTCTAACATTAAAAAATTATTTCAACCGCAAGGGTTTAACATTGGTATGAATTTAGGGAAATCTGCCGGAGCTGGAGTGCTTGAGCACTATCATCTCCATGTGGTTCCAAGATGGGAGGGAGATTCAAATTTCATGGCAATTTTCGGAAATACAAAAGTTCTTGTTTCAGATGTGTCAACTGTTTATGAGAAATTAGCGCCTTTATTCAAGAATAAATAA